TCATTACCAGCAAGCCATTAGCTTGTGTTATAACTAGCTTGTGATGTTTATGTGATAAGTTACCAACCAGTTGGTAACTTGTGTCCAACTTGCTTGTAATGTCTATGCAATAAGTTACAAACTCCTCATAATTTGACTGCAACTGAAAAAAACTGTGATTGAACAGAAACCGAAACCAgtcaatattttttcattcatttttctaagACTGAGATTATAATGAAAAGCAAAGCTCTTTTTGAAAAGAAGCTCTCTAACATTTTTCTTTGGACTATTGGCATAAACACCAAACTCCCCTCAACTTTTCTTTATAGTTGTCAATATGACTTTAAtattcgtaaaaagaaaaaaaaaactgttctttccACTCTTCCAATTTGCAATTGCTCACAAGATTTATTTTTCGATAAAGTTGGAAAACATCCATTTCTGGTTATGCTACTGTGGGTTAAATTCTAAAAGAAGCATAACGAGAAGGGAGTAAAGAAATATGAATTTCATAGATACTTGTACCAACCTTCATTAGCTTGAACCAAGTTGGGACACCGGGATGTGGTAAAACGTCGATGGCCCTGATAATGTACGCAAGTCCTAGGTCGACACACCACCAAGTGTCGGTTTGACTCGCTGAATGGTACTGAGTCTGCAAGTCCCCATCAACTGCCCTGCTTGCTACGAGACTACAGACGAAACTAAtgttaaatactatatataaagagagagactgaatataaaagccccattaaaacactttggtttaaagctatgaactatatatttcggtggactaagcTTGCACCCTTATcaagcttgataagggtggaacctagcccaccgaaatatatagtccttagctctaAACCAAAgttgggccttttatacttgagaagtatcgtgagaatttatttacacacacacacacacatattatatatatatataatattataatatatataattaatataatatatagatatatatatatataatatatatatatatataaatatatatatatatatatatatatatcatataaagagatatatattatatatatatatatatatatatatatatatatatatatatatatgtatataagatatatatacacaacacacacatatatatacatatatatatatatatatatatatatagatatatatatatatatatatatatatatattatatatacagagagagagagagagagagagagagagagagagagagagagagagagagagagaatcctgcgAAGCCAAAAACCAAGACAATCACAGTACCGGAATCAGCTTAATACagacaaaccaacaaacaaatgaAGAATAAACTATAAACGAAACAAAAATCCAACAGAGTATAAAAGGAGACTCATGTTCGTGCTCCCAAGTCTCAACaaaccccccaacaaaaaaataataaataaataaataaaagcatttggATTAAGATGAAACTTCTGACATTCTAACGATTTAACTTAAGACTGAAGATCGTTCCACAATTTGGTCACAGTCGAAATGGAACTTCTAAAAAGCCTAGTGGAATCGAATTCGacagaagaaaattaaaacttatcAGGTTACTCGGAATCATGCAATAATTTGTAAAGCATTATTCTCAATGAATTCACTGAACAACCGTACCAGGAATTAGCAGGACCTGAGAAAAGAACTTCAGGTTTATGATCTAATGATTTAAGATACGAATTAATAGATGTGAACCAAACGGAAAACAATATTCAAAACACAGCAGAACGAGAAgaacaaaaagagcaaagaaaattCTTCAAGGCACATTTTTCCAAGAAAACTtgactttttttcaatattcaacaATTTCCTGTCTGAAGAGGAGATGGAGTACGAGGTATGCCTCACAAGTAATCTGCTGATGAGAATGTCACCTTGAATTGTAAATGTATGCAGTTACAGGAGCACTGTCAATTTAAAGTTAGATCTGGGCGCTGGCGACTGGGATTCAACTTTAAACTTTCATTATTTGCACCAATCGTTTATTTGACGTGACGTGAAGAGTCTTATCTCAAGGCAAATGGATCAGTAATGATAGTTCGATGATGACAAACGACTTTGCTTTAAACAACAATGAGAAAGAGACCTCATGTGACATCTGGTAAGTTTAAGAGACATTACGAACATTTTTTTCCTCGGTGATACGAAAATGGATTCAGAATAAGTCATATTTATACTTTTAAGCTTAATCATCGAGTTAAAATCAAACTGCGCATTTTAGTGACTGTTCTCATTTTCGTTTGTTAATTGTGCGGCATTTGAAACTCATGTTTACAAATTCTCATAGTTCCGTTAGTTAATCAACCCTTCAATTCACCTACACAGAATAACAGCCAATtatactcttttctttttttttttttttttttttttttttttttttttttttttttttttttttttttttttctttttttttcccatctgtccacacacttgtggtgtttccgtatggtggtaacactgcgtcccgggctaacactcaacaataataataatatcctatttcgaatattaacggtgtaattcacatacagtaaattattaaaacacttttcagttgcaaatgtacacccagatatccttttatttagctaaaacttacaaatagtgtaactatctaaagcccgggacgcagtgttaccatacgcaaacaccacaggcgggtggacaaatggaaaaaaacagagtataggtaggtAGGCAGTAGGTAGATTAATACTGAGAAATACCAACACTTAAGAGCGGGTAACTTACACATCATGGTGAGGGCTAGAAGTACAAGGCTTATTGTACGCTACATCAACAATTTCATCTACTGGCGGTCCTGCTGGATCAAACAAACGATATATCGATGTCGAATTACTTGAGGCGACAGCAGCAGGGTCGTGGATCTGACAGACTCCTTCTGAATTGGAAACGGATGAAAAGAAATAGTTTTGATACTCAACGAAGGATTATCTTAATGGACTTTTACAAAACTTGCGATTAGCATAAATGGTTTATATATCCTGCCTTAATACAAACGCAAGATTTCTGCATTTCTTAGTATTTAATGTATCGTGTATTACCTAGCCTCtctttatattacacacacccGAAAGTTAATTTTGTGTCTAcgtactcttatatatatatatatatatatatatatatatatatatatatatatatatatatatatatatatatatgcttaaaaaatcacagtagatgcacgtgacttaataaataagcgaataccacgggaaatgatagtcaggaatccaagcgctttcgtctttaatcaGACatcgtctgaataaagacgaaagcgcttggattcctgactatcatttcccgtggtattcgcttatagttatattatatatagatattattatagatatatatatatagtagatatataatatatatatatatatatacacacatatatattcatcgttactgattatacatatatttaaatatcaaatatatatatatatatagatatatactatatatagaatatatatatatatatatatatatatatgatatacatatatacatatatcatcaaattagcttgaaaatatacatatatttatatcctatatatataactagatatatagattatataatatatatatatatataaatatatatatactataatatatatctatatatatatatatatatctatatatatatatatatatatatatatatatatatatatatatatatatgtgtgtgtgtgtgtgtgtgtgtgtgtgtgtgtgtttgtagtggtgtgtgtgtggtgtgtgtgtgaataacatgtgtgtgtgaaaaaaaaaaaaaaaaatgtgtggtggtgtgtgaaTACATGTGTATACTGACCTTGAAAACTGAAATAAGAGCATTTCATATGGTGACAGCGGATAGCACAGCCTACCCTAGACGGCGCACTGTAGTTGGCCGTCGTTGAGAAGTAGCCTTTGTATTTGGATAACTTGTAAAGGGACTGGACATTCACGATGGGCCAGGCGAAGGACAGAATCAGTACGAAGAATGGAGAGAGGAGAAGCATcttattccctttctttcttttgtttatttgactACTGTCAGGTCACGAGTCGAACCTGCgtgaattgaatatatttttgtatattttacaccagaatgctctctctctctcaatatcatatatataatatatatatatatatatattatatatatatatatatatatatatatatatatatacaaatacatacatacatcataactaaaattggatatatatatatatatatatatatatatatatatatatatatatatatatatatatatatacatacatatatataataaaatgaaacacCAGCTTATATTTCTAAATGACCTCAAACCTTCATTCCTAAAACAAAAAAGCTTAATTGAAGACACTTTAAGTCCCATTATCATAACTCGAGTATCTAGGAATTACAAACAAAGGTCGTCAGAATACTTCTCTCTTAAACGCTCTGACTCGACTGTTGGTCCAAAAATCCGCAGGAGATTAGCGGGGACTCCTAATAACCACGGGGAATCCAAATGCAGTACGTGTTTGCCTCTCGGCCGTCGATGAGTGACTGCTGGTGGGTCTCGGCGTTACTGGGGAGATACCTAAGGCACCGTTGCAACTTTCGTCAGCAGTAATGATCGCTGTCATTGAACGTGGGTTTCTAACAAGTTAGTTTGAGAAAGCTCTATTTTGTTTACATTCCACTGACAACATAATCTGACGCATAACTCTGGCTGtggtcattaataataataataataataataataataagaagaagaagaagaagaagaaggcag
This is a stretch of genomic DNA from Macrobrachium nipponense isolate FS-2020 chromosome 46, ASM1510439v2, whole genome shotgun sequence. It encodes these proteins:
- the LOC135215009 gene encoding uncharacterized protein LOC135215009 isoform X1; translated protein: MLLLSPFFVLILSFAWPIVNVQSLYKLSKYKGYFSTTANYSAPSRVGCAIRCHHMKCSYFSFQEGVCQIHDPAAVASSNSTSIYRLFDPAGPPVDEIVDVAYNKPCTSSPHHDVLVASRAVDGDLQTQYHSASQTDTWWCVDLGLAYIIRAIDVLPHPGVPTWFKLMKIYVGTTSVTNGDFSSYTQVGYFTESWNGTYRLVFTPPSFTVGRYVAIQGTSGTEFLNLVDVKVMA
- the LOC135215009 gene encoding uncharacterized protein LOC135215009 isoform X2, encoding MLLLSPFFVLILSFAWPIVNVQSLYKLSKYKGYFSTTANYSAPSRVGCAIRCHHMKCSYFSFQGVCQIHDPAAVASSNSTSIYRLFDPAGPPVDEIVDVAYNKPCTSSPHHDVLVASRAVDGDLQTQYHSASQTDTWWCVDLGLAYIIRAIDVLPHPGVPTWFKLMKIYVGTTSVTNGDFSSYTQVGYFTESWNGTYRLVFTPPSFTVGRYVAIQGTSGTEFLNLVDVKVMA